In the Hordeum vulgare subsp. vulgare chromosome 7H, MorexV3_pseudomolecules_assembly, whole genome shotgun sequence genome, one interval contains:
- the LOC123411415 gene encoding uncharacterized protein YwbO, translating into MPNRSKATTWSGTLPKHTKSTSKQSHPPCSFCLPTPTPSPSPHEQIPNRTQITKGQIFVTCMQNRLLPIRVPSLTKLTALRFAKHMASNTGKKLIQIDVSSDTVCPWCFVGKKNLEKAMEQTMDKFDFEVRWHPFFLNPDAPKEGVKKSDFYKTKFGPVQFERATARMREMFRGLGFEYDMSGLTGNTMDSHRLITLAGHQGYDKQNALVDELFVNYFCQGKYIGDRQVLMDAARKVGIEGAEELLLDASKGVDEVKEELNKHSSGISGVPHFVINGKYQLSGGQPPNVFMRAFETAAKDADE; encoded by the exons ATGCCCAACCGATCAAAAGCGACGACGTGGAGTGGAACTCTTCCCAAACACACAAAGTCCACGAGCAAACAAAGCCACCCTCCCTGTTCTTTCTGCCTACCTACCCCTACCCCCTCCCCCTCACCTCACGAACAGATACCAAATCGTACCCAGATCACAAAGGGACAGATTTTTGTCACTTGTATGCAAAATCGCCTCCTCCCGATCCGCGTCCCCTCCCTCACCAAGCTCACAGCTCTCAG ATTTGCGAAACATATGGCTTCAAATACTGGCAAGAAGCTCATTCAGATCGACGTGAGCTCGGATACAGTGTGCCCTTGGTGCTTTGTTGGGAAAAAGAATCTTGAGAAAGCTATGGAGCAAACCATGGACAAGTTCGATTTCGAG GTTCGTTGGCATCCATTTTTTCTGAATCCTGATGCGCCTAAGGAAGGTGTCAAGAAATCTGATTTCTACAAGACCAAGTTTGGCCCAGTTCAGTTCGAGCGTGCAACTGCTCGCATGAGAGAG ATGTTCCGAGGACTTGGCTTTGAGTATGACATGTCAGGACTCAC AGGGAATACAATGGACAGCCATAGGCTCATAACACTTGCCGGACACCAAGGCTATGACAAACAAAATGCTCTTGTAGACGAATTATTCGTCAATTATTTTTGCCAAGGAAAATACATTGGTGATAG GCAAGTTCTTATGGATGCTGCAAGAAAGGTGGGCATAGAAGGAGCAGAAGAACTGCTGCTGGACGCCAGTAAAGGAGTCGATGAG GTTAAGGAAGAACTCAACAAGCACTCTTCTGGCATTTCTGGAGTTCCTCACTTTGTG ATCAATGGAAAATATCAACTCAGTGGTGGTCAGCCTCCAAACGTATTCATGAGGGCATTCGAGACGGCTGCGAAAGATGCAGATGAATGA